From Solanum lycopersicum chromosome 8, SLM_r2.1, the proteins below share one genomic window:
- the LOC101261938 gene encoding short-chain dehydrogenase TIC 32, chloroplastic-like — protein MKNTAKNSKKEGRIVNVASAAHDFAYSQGIIFDKINDKESYHRFHAYGQSKLANILHANELAIRLKEEGVNITANSVHPGPIATNIMRYDNILHGIVNWIGRYVLKSIEQGASTTCYVALHQQVKGVSGEYFSDNNIATNKTTSLAKDLDLAKKLWEFSLDLTK, from the exons atgaaaaatacaGCTAAAAATAGCAAAAAAGAAGGAAGGATAGTAAATGTTGCATCAGCAGCACATGATTTTGCATATTCTCAaggaattatttttgataaaattaatgacAAAgagag CTACCATAGATTTCATGCTTATGGCCAATCAAAGCTTGCTAATATACTGCATGCAAATGAACTCGCTATTCGTTTAAAg gaAGAAGGAGTAAATATTACTGCTAATTCTGTTCATCCTGGACCAATTGCCACTAACATTATGCGTTATGACAATATCCTTCatg GAATAGTTAACTGGATTGGGAGATATGTGCTCAAGAGTATTGAACAG GGAGCATCAACTACATGTTATGTGGCTTTGCATCAACAAGTAAAAGGAGTAAGTGGTGAGTACTTTTCAGATAACAACATAGCTACAAACAAAACAACTTCTTTGGCTAAGGATTTAGATTTAGCAAAGAAGTTGTGGGAGTTTAGCTTGGATTTGACCAAATAG
- the LOC101254407 gene encoding brassinosteroid-responsive RING protein 1-like: MGFPLGYTDLNFPKLLLHLLSILFFIRKLICNLFTILGLPDFLEPDFPYPTRPGEENTRLCSVSAAIIREILPVVKFSEIVEPPEKCVVCLYEFDSGDEIRMLMNCRHVFHRSCVDRWMDHDQKTCPLCRKEFVPEGMMGIFNEKLWLALGVNDFCEE, encoded by the coding sequence ATGGGTTTTCCATTAGGCTATACAGATCTCAATTTCCCCAAATTACTTCTCCatcttctttcaattttattcttCATCAGAAAACTCATCTGTAATCTCTTCACAATTCTCGGTCTCCCCGATTTCCTCGAACCCGATTTTCcttacccgacccgacccggtgAAGAGAATACCCGATTGTGTTCCGTGTCAGCGGCGATAATCCGGGAGATATTACCGGTAGTGAAGTTTTCCGAGATAGTCGAACCGCCGGAGAAGTGCGTTGTTTGTCTTTACGAGTTTGATTCCGGCGACGAGATCAGGATGTTGATGAATTGTCGACACGTGTTTCACCGGAGCTGTGTGGACCGTTGGATGGATCATGACCAGAAGACGTGTCCGCTTTGTAGGAAGGAGTTTGTACCGGAGGGTATGATGGGGATTTTTAACGAGAAGTTGTGGTTGGCTTTGGGGGTTAATGATTTTTGTGAGGAGTAA
- the LOC101254114 gene encoding BTB/POZ domain-containing protein At5g41330: MPPFVGSNPLSYGFRHKNNNNMDSDSNIVTINVGGHLFQTTKQTLNQAGSKSLFSTISSNDSIPFIDRDPEIFSVLLSLLRTGNLPSKAKNFDIQDLIFEAKFYGVEQLILNSQSNPSQFEPFDLEKSLLLPLTGRDSPTAISTTQNGSVQVAHGCKITSFDWSLKRKSTILTLFPAIDSMLCLNSRTVAVGATDFSGLQVLDLVKGSVKKNLNWENVTKSGSTVQAIGSSGEFLFTSFESSRRNSNCIMVYDVNDDFKPVTKIGHYEIFGAQLDSAIPATKLRWLPSHNLLMSAGSHSGPSGVLGNIKFWDLRSGNTVWEIKENVDCFSDITVSDSLSGIFKVGVHSGEVFLADLRNIGSENAWICLGDQRKVTNGKKEGSGCKIESHGNQVFCTKGGNVELWSEVLIDGSIKGKFGSEDRVFRKNYLGRAKDFCGNRITHFSFGGNRMFVTRKDQQFVEVWQRSIRGF, encoded by the coding sequence ATGCCACCTTTTGTTGGATCAAACCCTCTTTCATATGGTTTCAgacacaaaaacaacaacaacatggaTTCAGATTCCAACATAGTCACCATTAATGTTGGTGGTCATCTTTTTCAAACAACCAAACAAACCCTAAATCAAGCAGGTTCAAAATCCCTTTTTTCCACAATTTCTAGTAATGATTCAATTCCATTTATTGATAGAGACCCTGAAATTTTCTCTGTTTTACTATCCCTTTTAAGAACTGGAAATTTACCATCAAAAGCTAAAAACTTTGATATTcaagatttgatttttgaagCTAAATTTTATGGTGTAGAACAACTTATTTTGAATTCCCAGTCAAACCCATCTCAGTTTGAGCCTTTTGATCTTGAAAAATCTCTTCTTTTACCTTTAACTGGTAGAGATTCACCTACAGCAATTTCCACAACACAAAATGGTTCAGTTCAAGTAGCTCATGGTTGTAAAATTACTTCTTTTGATTGGTCTTTAAAGAGAAAATCCACAATTTTAACTCTATTTCCAGCTATTGATTCTATGTTGTGTTTAAATTCAAGAACTGTTGCAGTTGGTGCTACTGATTTTTCAGGTTTACAGGTTCTTGATCTTGTTAAGGGTTCTGTTAAGAAGAATCTTAATTGGGAAAATGTGACCAAGTCTGGTTCAACAGTACAAGCTATTGGATCATCAGGTGAGTTCTTGTTTACGAGTTTCGAATCATCTAGGAGGAATTCGAATTGCATTATGGTATATGATGTTAACGATGATTTTAAACCGGTTACTAAGATTGGTCATTATGAAATCTTTGGTGCTCAGTTGGATTCAGCAATTCCAGCTACTAAGTTAAGATGGTTACCTAGTCATAACTTGTTAATGTCTGCTGGTTCACATAGTGGTCCTTCTGGTGTACTTGGGAATATTAAGTTTTGGGATTTAAGGTCCGGGAATACGGTTTGGGAAATAAAGGAAAATGTTGATTGTTTCTCCGATATCACAGTTTCGGATAGTTTGTCTGGTATTTTTAAAGTTGGAGTACACTCGGGCGAGGTTTTTCTTGCTGATTTGAGGAATATTGGTTCTGAGAATGCTTGGATTTGTCTTGGTGATCAAAGAAAGGTAACGAATGGTAAAAAGGAAGGAAGTGGATGCAAAATCGAGAGCCATGGGAATCAAGTTTTCTGCACTAAAGGAGGAAATGTTGAGTTGTGGTCTGAGGTTCTTATCGATGGTTCGATAAAAGGCAAGTTTGGATCAGAAGACAGAGTTTTTAGGAAGAACTATCTGGGAAGAGCAAAAGATTTTTGTGGAAATCGGATAACTCACTTCAGTTTTGGAGGGAATAGAATGTTTGTTACACGAAAGGATCAGCAATTTGTTGAGGTTTGGCAGCGTTCAATTAGgggattttag
- the LOC101253509 gene encoding probable aquaporin PIP-type pTOM75, with the protein MAENKEEDVNLGANKFREPQPLGTSAQTDKDYKEPPPAPLYEPGELSSWSFYRAGIAEFMATFLFLYITILTVMGLKRSDSLCSSVGIQGVAWAFGGMIFALVYCTAGISGGHINPAVTFGLFLARKLSLTRAVFYMVMQCLGAICGAGVVKGFMQGPYQRLGGGANVVQPGYTKGDGLGAEIIGTFVLVYTVFSATDAKRNARDSHVPILAPLPIGFAVFLVHLATIPITGTGINPARSLGAAIIFNQDQAWDDHWIFWFGPFIGAALAAIYHQIIIRAIPFKSRA; encoded by the exons ATGGcagaaaacaaagaagaagatgTTAATCTTGGAGCCAACAAATTCAGAGAACCACAACCCTTAGGGACATCAGCACAAACAGATAAAGATTACAAAGAACCACCACCAGCTCCTTTATATGAACCTGGTGAACTATCATCATGGAGTTTTTACAGAGCTGGAATTGCAGAGTTCATGGCAACTTTCTTGTTTTTATACATCACAATCTTGACTGTAATGGGTCTTAAAAGATCTGATAGTTTGTGTTCTTCTGTGGGTATTCAAGGTGTTGCTTGGGCTTTTGGTGGTATGATTTTTGCCCTTGTCTATTGTACTGCTGGTATCTCAG GAGGGCACATTAACCCAGCTGTGACATTTGGTCTGTTCTTAGCAAGGAAACTTTCCTTAACCAGGGCAGTGTTCTACATGGTGATGCAGTGTCTCGGTGCCATCTGTGGTGCTGGTGTTGTCAAGGGATTCATGCAAGGTCCGTATCAGAGACTTGGTGGTGGTGCCAATGTGGTTCAACCCGGATACACGAAAGGTGATGGTCTTGGTGCTGAGATTATTGGGACCTTTGTTCTTGTCTACACTGTTTTCTCCGCCACTGATGCCAAGAGAAACGCTAGAGATTCACACGTTCCC ATTTTGGCACCACTTCCAATTGGATTCGCGGTGTTCTTGGTTCATTTGGCGACCATCCCAATTACCGGAACTGGCATCAACCCTGCTAGGAGCCTTGGAGCTGCTATCATTTTCAACCAAGACCAAGCTTGGGATGACCAT tGGATCTTTTGGTTTGGACCATTCATTGGAGCTGCACTTGCTGCAATTTACCATCAAATAATCATCAGAGCAATTCCATTCAAGAGTAGAGCTTAA
- the LOC101253809 gene encoding uncharacterized protein isoform X1, translating to MRVKKQKRHRRAVRFYTACFGFREPFKIFCDGTFVHHLVVNRITPADTALTNILGAPVKLFTTRCVLAELKSLGGNYQESLNAANNLFTARCDHETRKSAEDCITEVIGENNPEHFFVATQDADMRRSLQKIPGVPLIFALRNALFLEQPSSFQREFAKSAEEKRLHMTDLEYNMLRQGKKRKLSDVKQGDSSNASEGETDDVSQAQIINTNLQRNGSDVKDKVRFKRKKAKGPNPLSVKKKKKKPVDTITTLGKFQVQENKNGEGTVRSRKRSRKRSRKNVVVGNA from the exons ATGAGGGTGAAAAAGCAGAAGCGGCATAGGAGAGCTGTGAGGTTTTACACGGCTTGTTTTGGGTTTAGAGAGCCTTTTAAAATCTTCTGTGATGGAACATTTGTGCATCATCTTGTTGTTAATCGCATTACACCTGCTGATACTGCATTGACAAATATTCTAGGTGCCCCAGTTAAACTATTCACCACAAG ATGCGTTCTTGCGGAGTTGAAGAGTCTTGGTGGTAACTATCAGGAATCACTGAATGCAGCTAATAACCTTTTTACTGCACG ATGTGACCATGAGACACGCAAAAGTGCTGAAGATTGCATAACTGAAGTTATTGGGGAGAACAATCCTGAACACTTTTTTGTTGCTACTCAAGATGCAGATATGCGTAGAAGTCTTCAGAAG ATACCTGGTGTGCCCCTAATTTTTGCTCTTAGGAATGCATTATTTCTCGAACAACCATCATCATTTCAACGTGAGTTTGCCAAATCTGCTGAAGAAAAACGTCTTCACATGACTGACCTGGAGTACAACATGCTTAGACAGGGGAAAAAGAGGAAACTGTCCGATGTCAAACAAGGGGATTCTTCCAATGCATCAGAGGGAGAGACAGATGATGTTTCACAGGCTCAGATTATCAATACAAATCTTCAGAGGAATGGAAGTGATGTCAAGGATAAAGTTCGTTTCAAGAGAAAGAAAGCTAAG GGTCCAAATCCACTCtctgtgaagaagaagaagaagaagcctGTGGATACAATCACGACCTTGGGAAAG TTCCAAGTGCAGGAAAACAAGAATGGTGAGGGAACTGTGAGAAGCAGGAAGAGATCAAGGAAGAGGTCACGCAAAAATGTCGTAGTAGGAAATGCTTAG
- the LOC101253809 gene encoding uncharacterized protein isoform X2 — protein MRVKKQKRHRRAVRFYTACFGFREPFKIFCDGTFVHHLVVNRITPADTALTNILGAPVKLFTTRCVLAELKSLGGNYQESLNAANNLFTARCDHETRKSAEDCITEVIGENNPEHFFVATQDADMRRSLQKIPGVPLIFALRNALFLEQPSSFQREFAKSAEEKRLHMTDLEYNMLRQGKKRKLSDVKQGDSSNASEGETDDVSQAQIINTNLQRNGSDVKDKVRFKRKKAKGPNPLSVKKKKKKPVDTITTLGKENKNGEGTVRSRKRSRKRSRKNVVVGNA, from the exons ATGAGGGTGAAAAAGCAGAAGCGGCATAGGAGAGCTGTGAGGTTTTACACGGCTTGTTTTGGGTTTAGAGAGCCTTTTAAAATCTTCTGTGATGGAACATTTGTGCATCATCTTGTTGTTAATCGCATTACACCTGCTGATACTGCATTGACAAATATTCTAGGTGCCCCAGTTAAACTATTCACCACAAG ATGCGTTCTTGCGGAGTTGAAGAGTCTTGGTGGTAACTATCAGGAATCACTGAATGCAGCTAATAACCTTTTTACTGCACG ATGTGACCATGAGACACGCAAAAGTGCTGAAGATTGCATAACTGAAGTTATTGGGGAGAACAATCCTGAACACTTTTTTGTTGCTACTCAAGATGCAGATATGCGTAGAAGTCTTCAGAAG ATACCTGGTGTGCCCCTAATTTTTGCTCTTAGGAATGCATTATTTCTCGAACAACCATCATCATTTCAACGTGAGTTTGCCAAATCTGCTGAAGAAAAACGTCTTCACATGACTGACCTGGAGTACAACATGCTTAGACAGGGGAAAAAGAGGAAACTGTCCGATGTCAAACAAGGGGATTCTTCCAATGCATCAGAGGGAGAGACAGATGATGTTTCACAGGCTCAGATTATCAATACAAATCTTCAGAGGAATGGAAGTGATGTCAAGGATAAAGTTCGTTTCAAGAGAAAGAAAGCTAAG GGTCCAAATCCACTCtctgtgaagaagaagaagaagaagcctGTGGATACAATCACGACCTTGGGAAAG GAAAACAAGAATGGTGAGGGAACTGTGAGAAGCAGGAAGAGATCAAGGAAGAGGTCACGCAAAAATGTCGTAGTAGGAAATGCTTAG